The genomic DNA TATGGTTTGGAAGCCACTTCTGGAGCAATGTGACAAGAGTGTTGCAGCAGATTGATTTTGCCGGAGCCTTTTTTAATACGCTTTTTGTAGCCAACTCCGTTACCCTGTTGGTGCTGTTTTTCGATTCACTGGCCGGTTTTGCATTCGCTAAGTTTGATTTTCCGGGCAAAAAAGCATTATTCATCATTCTGTTGGCTACCATGATGGTCCCTTCCCAACTGTCGCTTGTCCCCTCCTTTGTCATGATGGCCGCCTTTGGATGGGTGGGCACGTTCAAAGCGCTGATCATTCCGGGGATGGTAAATGCCTTCGGCATCTTCTGGATACGCCAATATGCAGAGGAATCCATTCCAACGGAGCTGCTGGACGCGGGGCGTATGGACGGATGCAGCTTTTTTCGGCTGTATTGGAATGTGGCGCTCCCGATTCTACGTCCTGCGTTCGCTTTTCTCGGCGCATTCACCTTTATAGGAGCATGGAATGATTATTTATGGCCGTTAATCGTATTAACCGATGAGCGCAAATTTACGCTCCAGATTGCGCTGTCCCAATTAAACGGTATTTACAATACGGATTATGCGATGGTCATTGCTGGCACCCTGTTGGCTGTACTGCCACTTATCATTTTATTTCTTTTCATTAGCCGCCAGTTTATTTCCGATCTTGCCGC from Paenibacillus sp. FSL R10-2782 includes the following:
- a CDS encoding carbohydrate ABC transporter permease, which gives rise to MMQARVKSVILYTGLLAGMILSMFPFYWLIVMATRTTSDIYRFPPQLWFGSHFWSNVTRVLQQIDFAGAFFNTLFVANSVTLLVLFFDSLAGFAFAKFDFPGKKALFIILLATMMVPSQLSLVPSFVMMAAFGWVGTFKALIIPGMVNAFGIFWIRQYAEESIPTELLDAGRMDGCSFFRLYWNVALPILRPAFAFLGAFTFIGAWNDYLWPLIVLTDERKFTLQIALSQLNGIYNTDYAMVIAGTLLAVLPLIILFLFISRQFISDLAAGAVKD